Proteins encoded within one genomic window of Bacillus sp. 1NLA3E:
- a CDS encoding aromatic-ring-hydroxylating dioxygenase subunit beta: MRNNDSSKVSYYINKDYYTKLIDSIKDWENEAGYASKETHLEIERFLYREARLLDEGRMEEWLDLFSSECLYWVPITPGGGNPLQEVSLAFDDRRRLEDRIYRLRTGYAWSQTPPSRTIRMISNVEVWQDGGDGHLRVRANFMLNELRNSNQKGYSGWCGYRLKKENGLWKIEVKQVNLLDSDQGHENLTFTL, encoded by the coding sequence ATGAGGAATAATGATAGTTCAAAAGTTTCCTACTATATAAATAAAGATTACTATACAAAATTAATAGACAGCATAAAAGACTGGGAAAATGAAGCGGGCTATGCCTCAAAGGAAACGCATCTTGAGATTGAGCGGTTCCTGTATCGTGAGGCTCGTCTCCTTGATGAAGGGAGGATGGAAGAGTGGCTGGACTTGTTTAGTTCCGAGTGCCTTTATTGGGTCCCAATTACACCCGGCGGCGGGAATCCACTGCAGGAGGTTTCTTTAGCATTTGATGACCGTAGGCGTCTAGAGGACCGTATTTACCGGCTGCGAACTGGCTATGCCTGGTCGCAAACTCCTCCTTCGCGGACAATTCGTATGATTAGTAATGTAGAAGTTTGGCAGGATGGCGGGGATGGTCACCTCAGAGTGAGGGCGAATTTTATGCTGAACGAGTTACGGAACAGCAATCAGAAAGGATATTCCGGCTGGTGCGGCTACCGTTTGAAAAAGGAAAACGGCTTATGGAAGATTGAAGTGAAACAGGTCAATTTACTCGATTCCGATCAAGGACATGAGAATCTGACTTTTACGCTTTAA
- a CDS encoding glutamine synthetase family protein, whose product MNKTLHVSHDGFISRHQLWSSEQIAAVEKIQTSIQEKNLRLIRVAWSDQHGISRAKTLTIPAFQGALKEGIDFNTGPLFFDTANAIVFNPFVKGGGFDLEEMTGCPNYALVPDPLTFRVLPWAPQTGWILCDAYLKTGAPLPFDSRQVCRKALKELDEKGYDLMSGLEVEFSLTKIVDNEINPELLGAPGSPGEPPKVRPVARGYQYQLEAHNDEIDEILQVIVANLEDLGLPLRTIEDEWGPSQIEVTFAPMRGIAAADAMLLFRTAVKQISRRHGYIATFMCRPSIPGFFSSGWHLHQSLVDAETGENLFIPEVETESLSVLGKQYIAGILKHARASTVFTTPTINGYKRFKPNSLAPDRAGWGVDNRGTMIRVLGGYGDKNTHFENRAGEPAANPYLYIASQIFAGLDGIENRLDPGEASDEAYLDERESIPRSLQEAVDSLSESNLFQNKMGQLFVDYMIKMKENEISRYMTYVEQEKVQDYQNVVTDWEHREYFEIF is encoded by the coding sequence ATGAATAAAACCCTGCATGTAAGTCACGATGGATTTATCTCTCGTCATCAATTATGGAGCAGTGAACAAATTGCCGCCGTTGAAAAAATTCAAACATCGATTCAGGAAAAAAATCTGCGTTTGATTCGGGTAGCATGGTCTGACCAACACGGCATCTCTAGGGCGAAAACCTTGACCATCCCTGCTTTTCAGGGAGCACTAAAGGAGGGCATTGACTTTAATACAGGTCCGCTCTTTTTTGACACGGCCAACGCGATTGTCTTTAATCCATTTGTGAAAGGCGGCGGCTTTGATTTAGAAGAAATGACTGGCTGTCCGAACTATGCGCTAGTACCGGACCCATTAACATTCCGCGTGCTGCCGTGGGCACCGCAAACGGGCTGGATCTTATGTGATGCCTATTTAAAAACGGGTGCTCCGCTGCCGTTTGACAGCCGTCAGGTATGCCGTAAAGCATTAAAAGAATTGGATGAAAAAGGCTACGATTTAATGTCAGGTCTAGAAGTCGAGTTTTCCTTAACTAAAATTGTGGATAATGAGATTAATCCAGAGTTATTAGGAGCACCGGGGAGTCCGGGCGAACCGCCGAAGGTCAGACCAGTGGCAAGAGGTTACCAGTATCAACTGGAAGCCCATAACGATGAAATTGATGAAATCCTCCAGGTGATTGTGGCCAACTTGGAAGATCTAGGGCTTCCGTTACGGACCATTGAAGATGAATGGGGGCCAAGTCAAATTGAAGTGACATTTGCGCCGATGCGCGGGATCGCTGCAGCTGATGCGATGCTTCTGTTTAGGACAGCTGTTAAACAAATTAGCCGCAGACACGGGTATATTGCGACCTTTATGTGCCGACCTTCCATTCCTGGTTTTTTCTCGAGCGGTTGGCACTTGCACCAATCTCTTGTGGATGCTGAAACAGGCGAGAATCTGTTTATCCCTGAAGTGGAGACCGAATCACTATCTGTTCTTGGCAAACAATATATTGCCGGAATTCTCAAACATGCTCGGGCATCTACTGTGTTTACAACGCCAACCATAAATGGTTATAAGCGGTTTAAACCAAATTCATTAGCCCCGGATCGTGCTGGATGGGGTGTAGACAATCGCGGCACAATGATTCGCGTCCTAGGAGGCTACGGAGATAAAAACACACATTTTGAAAATAGAGCGGGAGAACCGGCGGCGAACCCATATCTGTATATTGCTTCGCAGATTTTCGCTGGACTGGACGGCATTGAAAATCGCTTGGATCCGGGAGAAGCGAGTGATGAAGCTTATTTGGACGAACGTGAGTCGATTCCAAGAAGTCTGCAAGAAGCAGTAGACTCATTAAGTGAAAGTAATCTTTTTCAAAATAAAATGGGTCAGTTGTTTGTGGATTACATGATTAAGATGAAAGAAAATGAGATTTCCCGTTATATGACTTATGTGGAACAAGAGAAGGTGCAGGATTATCAAAATGTTGTGACTGATTGGGAGCATCGGGAATATTTTGAAATTTTCTAA
- a CDS encoding LLM class flavin-dependent oxidoreductase, with protein sequence MLKKDHFLLGSFCSNCSNGMSITKIPERWVNSWDNNLKLGKMLDEAGIDFMLPVARWIGTPGEEIDFHGSVLETITWATGLLAFTKNINVISTIHTAVNHPVVLAKQLATMTQIGNGRVGLNIVAGWHRPEYEALGLELPDDHETRYAYAQEWFDVVKMLWQEEDYFDWEGKYFNLKRVKSDPRPTADIPIINAAGSKEGRDFATGNANFLFTPAIDLERSREEIVALKNQAADKGRSVDVLTFSHVICRPTEEEALQYWEYAAKTNADWTAVDNVVNMQFANAQSFPHDLLNLIRDRFALGHGGFPLVGTPEQVADGITAMAEAGFKGTTLSFVDYNAEFPYFRDHVLPILEKRGLRKNSNRSNINVL encoded by the coding sequence TTGTTAAAAAAGGATCATTTTTTACTTGGCTCGTTCTGCAGCAATTGTTCAAATGGGATGTCGATTACAAAAATACCTGAGAGATGGGTAAACTCATGGGACAACAATCTTAAGTTAGGAAAAATGCTCGATGAAGCTGGGATTGATTTCATGCTTCCGGTTGCTCGCTGGATTGGGACTCCTGGTGAAGAAATTGATTTTCATGGTTCAGTTCTTGAAACAATCACTTGGGCAACAGGGCTTTTAGCATTCACAAAAAATATAAATGTAATCTCAACCATCCATACCGCAGTTAACCATCCAGTAGTATTGGCTAAACAATTAGCTACCATGACCCAAATCGGGAATGGCCGTGTAGGGCTGAATATCGTTGCCGGCTGGCATAGACCGGAATACGAAGCATTAGGACTAGAATTACCTGATGACCATGAAACGAGATATGCTTATGCTCAAGAGTGGTTTGATGTGGTTAAGATGCTTTGGCAGGAAGAAGACTATTTCGATTGGGAAGGAAAGTATTTCAATCTTAAACGGGTGAAAAGTGATCCGCGCCCCACTGCTGATATACCAATCATAAACGCTGCCGGGTCAAAAGAGGGCCGTGATTTTGCGACCGGAAATGCGAATTTCTTATTTACCCCGGCAATTGATTTAGAGCGTTCTAGGGAAGAAATCGTTGCATTGAAGAATCAAGCTGCAGATAAAGGACGTTCAGTGGATGTTCTTACTTTTTCACATGTCATTTGCCGCCCGACTGAGGAGGAGGCGCTTCAATATTGGGAGTATGCAGCCAAAACAAATGCTGATTGGACAGCCGTTGATAATGTGGTAAATATGCAATTTGCCAATGCTCAGTCTTTTCCACACGATTTATTAAACTTAATTCGTGATCGTTTTGCTTTGGGACACGGAGGATTCCCGTTAGTGGGAACACCAGAACAAGTAGCGGATGGAATTACAGCAATGGCAGAAGCCGGATTTAAAGGAACTACCTTATCATTTGTTGATTATAACGCTGAATTCCCCTATTTTCGTGATCATGTATTACCGATTCTTGAAAAACGAGGATTACGTAAAAATAGTAATCGTTCTAATATTAACGTTTTGTAA
- a CDS encoding catechol 2,3-dioxygenase, with translation MARILRIGRVELKVLDLEKSVDYYTKIIGLEETGRMGESVYLKAWDEFDHHSLILTKSTSPGLAHLAFKVESLQDLAYYEKQVERFGCTTTRISNGTRIGEGEAVHFILPTGHHCELYHEIELLGTKVGTLNPHPWPIGTNGVAPHRLDHCLLTGDDLKTVTRFFIEALNFRQSEKITTVDGEELLGSFLFTGNKAHDLAFVKGPDAKLHHAAFYVDSLHDVFKAADLLSMYEVPFDVTPTRHGITRGQTIYFFDPSGNRNEAFANGYITYADMPTITWTEDKIGQGIFYHRRELSESFMKALT, from the coding sequence ATGGCAAGAATTTTACGAATTGGAAGAGTGGAGTTAAAAGTCCTCGACCTTGAAAAGTCAGTAGATTACTATACTAAAATTATTGGATTAGAAGAAACTGGACGGATGGGTGAAAGCGTTTACCTAAAAGCTTGGGATGAATTTGATCATCATAGTTTGATTCTAACGAAATCAACTTCACCCGGATTAGCCCATTTAGCTTTTAAAGTCGAAAGCCTACAAGACCTAGCTTATTATGAAAAGCAAGTGGAACGATTTGGATGTACTACAACAAGGATTTCAAACGGGACAAGAATAGGTGAAGGGGAAGCTGTTCATTTTATCTTACCTACTGGACATCACTGTGAACTTTATCATGAAATTGAACTTCTTGGAACAAAAGTTGGTACATTAAATCCTCATCCATGGCCGATAGGGACCAATGGAGTTGCTCCACATCGTCTTGACCACTGTCTATTGACTGGGGATGACTTAAAAACAGTAACCCGATTCTTTATTGAAGCACTTAACTTCAGACAAAGTGAAAAAATTACAACAGTGGATGGAGAAGAATTATTAGGAAGCTTTTTGTTTACTGGTAACAAAGCTCACGATTTAGCTTTTGTTAAAGGTCCTGATGCAAAGTTGCATCACGCTGCATTTTACGTTGATTCTCTCCATGATGTATTTAAAGCGGCTGACCTTTTATCAATGTATGAAGTACCTTTTGATGTAACACCAACTCGTCACGGTATTACTAGAGGACAAACCATTTACTTTTTTGATCCATCTGGTAATCGTAATGAAGCATTTGCAAATGGATATATCACATATGCCGATATGCCTACAATTACTTGGACAGAAGATAAGATAGGACAGGGGATTTTCTATCACCGCAGAGAACTATCTGAATCTTTTATGAAAGCGTTAACCTAA
- a CDS encoding 2Fe-2S iron-sulfur cluster-binding protein produces the protein MFKVKLKARNQQFEYICGPNQTPLRAARNEFIPIPTGCQRGGCGMCKVKVLDGEYMQELVRSQEALSDKELENGFALACWMKAKSNLELITAEDYENLLKKTSLEKAK, from the coding sequence ATGTTTAAAGTGAAATTAAAGGCAAGAAACCAACAATTTGAATATATTTGTGGTCCAAATCAAACACCTTTGAGAGCTGCACGAAACGAGTTTATCCCGATTCCAACAGGGTGTCAGCGTGGAGGGTGTGGAATGTGTAAGGTAAAAGTATTAGATGGAGAGTATATGCAAGAATTAGTTCGCTCACAAGAAGCTCTTTCTGATAAAGAACTAGAAAATGGTTTTGCCTTAGCATGTTGGATGAAAGCTAAAAGTAATCTTGAACTCATTACAGCAGAGGATTATGAGAATCTATTAAAAAAAACTAGTTTGGAAAAAGCGAAATAA
- a CDS encoding flavin reductase family protein, with amino-acid sequence MDRREFRNTLGTFATGVTIITIKGDNDQKIGLTANAFSSLSLDPPLILVCIDKKSDSVSAFQKGRPFVVNILSEEQENDCWIFAKKGTDKFANSQFKVSSDRVPILEENLSTIVCDVHEVLEGGDHYIVTGHVKDISINEEKKPLIFYKGSINNLTTPTTSSKY; translated from the coding sequence ATGGATCGAAGAGAGTTTCGTAATACATTGGGAACATTTGCAACAGGAGTAACAATCATTACAATAAAAGGGGATAATGATCAAAAAATTGGACTTACGGCAAATGCATTTTCATCATTGTCATTAGATCCGCCTTTAATATTAGTTTGTATCGATAAAAAAAGTGATAGTGTGTCCGCTTTCCAAAAAGGTCGTCCATTTGTTGTAAACATATTATCAGAAGAACAAGAAAATGATTGCTGGATTTTTGCAAAAAAAGGTACTGATAAATTTGCGAATTCACAATTTAAAGTTTCTTCTGATAGAGTACCAATTCTAGAAGAAAATCTATCAACGATTGTCTGTGATGTTCATGAGGTTCTTGAAGGTGGTGATCACTACATTGTGACGGGGCACGTAAAAGATATTTCTATAAATGAAGAGAAAAAACCACTTATTTTTTATAAAGGGAGTATTAATAATCTTACAACCCCAACAACTTCCAGTAAATACTAA
- a CDS encoding 2Fe-2S iron-sulfur cluster-binding protein: protein MYKVALKVRNQQFEYNCTPDQPPLRAARNEFIPFPTVCQRSGCGMCKIKVLEGECEQELVRSHDALSDEELDNGFALVCCMIVKSNLVIISAEDYENQQKKASLKEAD, encoded by the coding sequence ATGTATAAAGTAGCTTTAAAGGTAAGAAACCAACAATTTGAGTATAATTGTACCCCAGACCAACCACCTTTAAGAGCTGCTCGAAACGAGTTTATACCATTTCCGACAGTATGCCAGCGCAGCGGCTGTGGGATGTGCAAGATTAAAGTTTTAGAAGGGGAATGTGAGCAAGAATTAGTTCGCTCTCATGACGCATTGTCTGATGAGGAACTAGATAATGGCTTTGCTCTAGTATGTTGTATGATTGTTAAAAGTAATCTTGTTATTATTTCGGCAGAAGATTACGAAAATCAGCAAAAAAAAGCTAGCCTGAAAGAGGCTGATTAA